The DNA sequence ACGTTCCGGAAGCTCAACAGCCGGTTGCAGGGCCACCCCGCTACGGCCGAGCATATTCCCGGTGTTCGTATTGCCTCAGGATCGCTGGGCCAGGGCCTGTCGGTAGCAGCCGGTGCTGCCTACGCCAAAAAACTCAACGGCGACGATAAGCATGTCTACGTGCTGATGGGTGATGGTGAACAGCAGGAAGGTCAGGTCTGGGAAGCCGCCCAGTTTGCCCCTAACAAGAAACTGGGTAACTTAACGGCCATTATTGACTTCAACCACGCCCAGATCGACGGGACTACCGACGACGTGAACAGCAACCGCGACCTGGCGGCCAAGTACCGGGCGTTCGGCTGGTTTGTGGATGAGATGGAAGGCAACGACATCGCCGACGTGATTCGTACGCTCCGCAAAGCGCAGGAAAATCCTGACGTTCCGACGATGATTCTGATGCATACCGAAATGGGCTTCGGCGTCGAGTACATGGTTGGCAACTACAAATGGCACGGTACGGCACCCAACGCCGACCAGCTCCAGCAAGCCCTCAACGGCCTGCCGCTGACCATTGGCGTTACCGATTATTGATTGATGCCTGTTCCGACAATTTGACCATTTACCAGACACAACGCGTTGCGTCTCTACATACCAAACAATGAAAAAATACGAATACACTGAGAAAAAAGATACCCGCTCGGGTTTTGGCGCGGGCATTGCGGAACTAGGACGCTCGAACCCCAATGTGATCGCCCTCACCGCCGACCTGGCTGGTTCACTCAAACTCGATACGTTCATCAAGGAGAACCCCGAACGCTTCGTGCAGTGCGGCATTGCCGAAGCCAATATGATTGGCGTATCGGCGGGTCTGACCATTGGCGGCAAAATTCCCTTCGCTACCACCTTTGCCAATTTCGCTACGGGTCGGGTGTATGACCAGATCCGGCAGTCGGTGGCCTACTCCAACAAGAACGTCAAGATATGCGCTTCCCACGCGGGCGTAACGCTGGGCGAAGACGGGGCTACGCACCAGATTCTGGAAGACCTGGGCATGATGAAAATGCTGCCCAACATGACCGTTATCAACCCCTGCGACTATAACCAGACGAAAGCCGCTACCATTGCCATCGCCGAACATGAAGGTCCGGTATACCTGCGCTTTGGCCGGCCGGTTATTCCCGTTTTCAGCCCCGCCGATCAGAAATTCGAAATTGGCAAAGCGTGGCACGTAAACGAAGGCTCCGACGTATCGATCTTCTGCACAGGTCACCTCGTCTGGGAATCCATCAAAGCAGGTGAAATCCTGGCAGCCGAAGGGATCGAATCGGATATCATCAATATCCACACGATCAAACCCCTCGACGAAGCGGCCATTCTGGCGTCGATCAAGAAAACAGGTTGTGCCGTATCGGCCGAAGAACACATGCTCAACGGTGGTCTGGGTGACAGCGTAGCGCAGGTACTGGCCCGCAATTTCCCCGCCCCGCTCGAATACATCGGGGTTCATGATACCTTTGGCGAAAGCGGTACTCCCGATGAGCTGATGCAGAAGTACGGATTGACCGCCGACAAGATTGTTGAGCAGGTGAAAAAAGTAATAGCCAGAAAGTAGCGACGTAGCCCTTTGCGTCTCGGGTGCAGCTACACAGCACCGGCCGTCGTATCAGCTGACATGACGGCTGGCTGTGGCACCTGAGAGACGCAAAGGATCGCTCCATACAAACGAATGACTGACGCAGAACTGCTCGCTAAATACCGCGATCCATCGAGCCGGAATTATGCTTTTAATCTGCTGGTACGCCAATACCAGCAGAAAATTTATTGGCATATCCGGAAAATGGTCATCGATCATGACGATGCCGACGATCTGGTGCAGGAAACGTTCATAAAAGTCTGGAATAGTCTGGAACAGTTTCGGGGCGACAGTCAGTTATATACGTGGATATACCGAATTGCGACAAATGAGTGCTTAAATTTCCTGGCCAAAAAACGTCGGCGCTTCTTCCTGCCCATCGGCGACGTGGAAGGAGAACTGATGGAAAAGCTGGAAAGCAATTCGGACTATACGACTTCCGGGGGTGAGTTGAGCGGGGAGCAGGTACAGATGAAGCTACAAAAAGCGCTCCTGAAATTACCCGACAAACAGCGACTGGTCTTCAACATGAAATACTTCGACGACATGAAGTACGAAGAGATTTC is a window from the Spirosoma rigui genome containing:
- a CDS encoding transketolase, with the protein product MEIKELEGIATAVRRDILRMVAAVNSGHPGGSLGCTDFMVALYFDIMRRKKDEAGNVVFDMNGHDEDLFFLSNGHISPVFYSVLARSGYFPVSELATFRKLNSRLQGHPATAEHIPGVRIASGSLGQGLSVAAGAAYAKKLNGDDKHVYVLMGDGEQQEGQVWEAAQFAPNKKLGNLTAIIDFNHAQIDGTTDDVNSNRDLAAKYRAFGWFVDEMEGNDIADVIRTLRKAQENPDVPTMILMHTEMGFGVEYMVGNYKWHGTAPNADQLQQALNGLPLTIGVTDY
- a CDS encoding transketolase family protein → MKKYEYTEKKDTRSGFGAGIAELGRSNPNVIALTADLAGSLKLDTFIKENPERFVQCGIAEANMIGVSAGLTIGGKIPFATTFANFATGRVYDQIRQSVAYSNKNVKICASHAGVTLGEDGATHQILEDLGMMKMLPNMTVINPCDYNQTKAATIAIAEHEGPVYLRFGRPVIPVFSPADQKFEIGKAWHVNEGSDVSIFCTGHLVWESIKAGEILAAEGIESDIINIHTIKPLDEAAILASIKKTGCAVSAEEHMLNGGLGDSVAQVLARNFPAPLEYIGVHDTFGESGTPDELMQKYGLTADKIVEQVKKVIARK
- a CDS encoding RNA polymerase sigma factor, with product MTDAELLAKYRDPSSRNYAFNLLVRQYQQKIYWHIRKMVIDHDDADDLVQETFIKVWNSLEQFRGDSQLYTWIYRIATNECLNFLAKKRRRFFLPIGDVEGELMEKLESNSDYTTSGGELSGEQVQMKLQKALLKLPDKQRLVFNMKYFDDMKYEEISEITGTSVGALKASYHLAVKKIEDYLTKTDTSD